The genomic window TCCACATAACGTGAAAAGTCAGACTCATAACTCATCACTCATAACCGGCTAAACGCCGCGCTACCGCTAACAGCACTCAGCACTATTAATGAATTCTCTCTCTAAGTAATTGTTCTTCCAAAGCTGCAATACGATTGTATGCGGCGGTTAATTGTGCGGTTAGTCTCTGTATTTGAATTTCTGGTGATAAATTTCTTTCTCCACTTTGGCGATTCATTTCTAAATAAACGCCGTCTATTAATACATCCTTGTGTTCTAGTTCCGAATTCAATCGGATCTGTCCTTTGAACTGGGAGTAAGTAGGATCGCTACTTTCCTGGACATTCTCCTTTGCTTCTGTTCTTGCTAAAGAGCATTCTGAAACAGCTTGAGCAACTTTTAAGTCGAGCTGCTCAATAAACTGGTAGAGGGCATCCAGTTTATTGCTTACAGTCAGAATTTGTTCTTGTAATAGCTCCATTTAATACCCTCGTCTGCACATTTTCTATATGTTATTCAATTTACTGGCAATGTTAAAAATACTTATGAATTATTTAATTATTCAAATCTTTCTGAGAAATATGACACATAGTTAATTATGTTTATACATGATTCAACATTTTCTATGGCTATCGCTCATTAGATATTGAGATTAATTAACCTTTAGCAATTATTTTTGGCAAATTTCTCAAGTTACTGGCTTTTTGACTTGCTTCAAAATTGACAAAAATATAGCCTAAAGGCATAAATTATTGCTCATTGACCTTTATGATTGATTTGTAGGTTTCTTAACATGAAGTTGTAGAAATCAACACTCTAATCATAAGGAAACGTTGACAATGTTAAGCTATTAGCTTGGAAAAAGAGTGGGCATTGGAGATTAGTCACTGTCATCTTTTACTCACACCCATGTTGAAAAACGAGGATGTTTGTGTTAGTTAATCAATAATATATTCTTATATATTTCTATATATGTATCATCTTAAATCTATTAATCGCCGGTCTTTTCTCGCCAGCATGGGTGGGCTAGCAGTTTCACAACTGTTAATTGGGTGTGCTAACAACAAGCAAATAAAACTCAACGTCCAATTATTAAAAGGTTCTATTCCTCCTCAATTAGTTGATAAATTTCGCAAGAATTTGCAACAAAAGGTACAACTTAAGTTTGCGCCAATTTCAAATATCCAAGATGCTTTTAAGCAATTGCAAACTTGGCAGCAGAAACCAAAAAGCAATGAAGATGCAGGATGGAGTCGCTTCATCCCATTTAGACAATCCCCAACGCCTACGTTAGCTAACTTGGTGACATTGGGAGATTATTGGCTGCAAACAGCAATTGAACAGCAATTAATTCAACCAATAGAACCAACACAGTTAAAGAATTGGCCTGGTTTAGATTCTAGATGGCAACAATTAGTGACACGCAACGACAAAGGTTTTCCAGATCCTCAAGGAAAAGTTTGGGCTGCGCCTTACCGTTGGGGTAGTACAGTCATTGTGTATAACCGAGAGAAGTTTAAAGCATTGGGATGGACACCACAGGATTGGAGTGATTTGTGGCGGGAAGAATTGCGATCGCATTTTTCTTTACTCAACGAACCTAGAGAAGTAATTGGGTTAGTCCTCAAGAAGCTAGGAAAATCATACAACACCGAAAATCTAGACGCAATTCCACAATTAGAAGCAGAACTCAAAACCTTAAACCAACAGGTAAAATTCTACAGTTCTAATACCTACCTAGAACCTTTAATTATGGGCGATACTTGGTTGGCTGTTGGTTGGTCAAGTGATGTAGTACCAATTTTAAGTCGTTATCCAAAACTGAGCATGGTTATTCCCCTTTCTGGGACAGCTATGTGGTCAGATTTATGGGTAAGTCCCAAGGGTGCAGCTAAGGACGATTTATCATCACAATGGATTGATTTTTGTTGGCAGCCAAAGAGTGCCAAGCAAATTTCTTTACAAACTAAAAGTAATTCTCCAATTGCTACAGATATTAACACTGCTGATATTCAGCCATCATTTACGAGTTTGTTACTAAATAGTCGTGAAGTTTTCGACAAAAGCGAATTTCTACTTCCTTTTTCACCAGAAACTAACAAACAATACGAAACTTTATTTACCAAAATCAAAGCATAACCATTTTGTGATTAAACTAGGTGAGTTTTTTTAAACCTCTATATCCCTCTGCGTAAACCTCTGCGCGCCTCTGCGTTTCAAAGGTCTAGCGGTTTGAACCTAACTTATACTGAACATTCATCTGGATATTACAAGGAGTAGGATTAGTCTGGAAATTGCAGGTATAGGTTGCTAATAGATCCCCTTGATAATTAAAAACCCGCAAATTATATTTGTCTTTTCTAGCTGTGCTACCCAAGCGATTAACAAACTCATAACGTTCTAGATAATCTAACAAACTCCAAATTTGTTGATTAACTACTAGGTCTACTCGACTAGATTCGGCTTGAGTAGTTGGATATGCTATCCAGTTATCTAACAACTTGTTCTCAGAGATTTCTTTTGCTAACCATAAACTAGGAGTAGTTAATCCTGTTAATTTAATGGTGTTGGCTGTAACTACACCACCTTTGGGATTATTCAGTAACTCTAGATTTAGAGGTGCATCTGAATATTTGGGGATTGATGAAGTTTCAGCTATTGAGGGTGTAGTTAATAACAGAAAAATAGGGCTGAAAGTTATAGCTATTAATGATAGTAGTTTGTGTCTAAGCATAACTAAATTCACTGCTAGGCGAGTAAAACAGTTAAACAAGATCCCTGTGCTTATAATATATTAACGTATTCACCTATACAATAAAACTACCAAAGGTTCAGTATTTGTGGGTGAGAAACGCTTGTAGCAGTTTTTGAGGGTGTAATCCAATGAAGTGCTGAGTTGGACTACACGACCAGTTGCGATGATCTGCGACTACTGTAGGCGTTGGCGTTCCGTCCACCGTACTAGGTCAGGGAACACCAAGAAATAAATTATCCGCAATTGATGGTTGGGTAGGGTGCGTCAGTATGAATAATTTCTGAGTATAGTTAGGTTCTATAGCACTGACGCACCCTACAGTTGGATATTTTGTCAAAGCACATTATTAGTTTCCTATCATTCGGCTAACTTGTGCCAAGGGTAATGGTTTGCGTTGAAGACTTTGAAAATGATCAATTTTTTGCAGTTGAGAATTTGCAGTATTAAAGTTGCTTAAATTCAGCAAAACAATATCTTCATAAACTTTATCTTGCGGAATTTTTATCTCTAAAATTAATTCTTGTAAATTATTTTGAGTAATGGCAAGATTTAGATATTTCAAAAACGATTCTCTTTTTTTAGAACGGACGCTGAGTAAATACCAATTACCATTAATAGGTGCTGGTAATGATGGTTCTATAGGTTGTACTGGGGGCATATTTTGCGGCGGTGCTGGAGGTGATGTATCTGGCAATCTTAAAATTTCTCAGAGAGTTTTAGTTTAGCAAATAAAGAATAGGAACTATATATTGACAAAATTGCCTAAATATGTTAAATTTCATCGAAAAATTTAGAGAGTAAGAAGGAGAGCAGGGTGGTTTCATACAACCAGAGAAAAAAATAAACCTAGCTTTCAAAGCCTCTCCCCCCGTGGGGGAGAGGTTTGGAGAGGGGTAAAAATCTCGGCTACAAAACGAAAAATCAAAACTTATAGATTTTTCTTTTTTCGTATGAAACCACCCTGCTCCCCGCACGCAAGGAGAGGGGGCTATGATGTACCTCATGTGATTAGGAAACGCTATACCACCCATTGCAGAACAAAAACGGATTGTAGAGAAGTGCGTAGGCGTAGCCAGGCGTAGCCAGTCGCAGACATCGCCTGATGTCCCTCTGCAATACCCTAGAAGCCGAACTAAAACAAGGGCAAGACAGCAGCGAGAAACGTTGCGAATTGGTTTAACTCCTTTGCCAAATTTTAATGGTTTTATCCAAACTCCCACTCACCAACATATCGCCGGAACTGGTAAAAGTCAGCGCGGTGACAATATCAGTGTGACCTGTAAAGGTAGCCAATAACTCGCCAGAGTCAAAATGCCATAACTTGATAGTTTGGTCAGCACTACTGCTAGCAATAATTTGTTCATCAGGACTAAGCGCGATCGCATACACTTTATCTGTATGTCCCTTAAGAGTGCGAATTAATTTACCACTCTCCAGATGCCAAATTTTAATGGTCTGATCCCAACTACCACTTACCAGCCATTGACTATCTGCACTGATTGTCAAAGCACGGACAATGTGACCGTGACCCGTGAGGGTATGTAGGGGTTCTTTGTCTTTGAGATTCTTCGTATTCCAGGGTTCTGAGGTGTGCCAGACTTTGATTTTACGATAGCTACCAGTTACTAAAGTTTGACCGTCACGGCTTAACGCCAAGGAATGAGCAGCCGTATCATCTAAAGACAGGATGGCTTTTACCTGACGACTCATCAAATCCCAAAAGAAGATTTTTCTGTCATCCCCACCAGTGGCTAACATTTGTCCATCGGGAGTGAAAGCAACGCAGCGCACCACGCCATGATGTTTGTGCAGAATATCTATTAAATCTAATGCGCCTGTATGCCAAATTTTAATTGACGAATCTGCGCCACCACTCACCAACATCTGTCCGTCTGCACTAAAAGCTAGGGAACTAATTTCATCTATTAGTCCAGAAAATACCCAAGGATATTCTGACAAAGTATCGATTAAATCACCCTTGCTTAAATCCCATAACTTCGTCTCTCCATGACTACCACTAGCTAATATTGGTGTAATTATGCCGTTGTCATACTTAGAATTAAAAGCTAAACAATTAATTCCTTTAGTATGTCCTTTTAACGTCTGCCAACATTCCCAATCACCAATAATTTCTTTTTTAGGATGGTCTGATGATAGAGTCTGAATTGTTTCAGGGATGGTTCTTTCAACAACTATTGGCAAGATATCTTTTTTAATATCTTTTTTAAGAGTTAATGATTCTAAATACCAACTTAAACCCCCGGAATACAACAAGTTACTAGGAGCAACATACATTTTGGGTTCTGTTAATCCGATTTGATGGGTGGGTAAAAAGCCAGCAATCACAGCTTGTTTTTCACAACCCAACTTACCAGTAGATGGATAAAATAGACACAGAAAAATTAATACTTGGTGATGTCTTAAATCATCTTGAGTGACTGACCACCTGATTTTATCTTTCTTAATGCCATTAAAACTTTCGCCATCAGCAACATAAACTTGTACACTCAATTTAGGGTTATCTGCTAGCAAGTAAGTAAACTTACTTTCACCCCGCAAGTTACCTTCATCGTCTAGCACCATATTCTGCACGGTGTCTTGGGGAATTTTCTTCAGTAGCTTCCCTAGACGCGTGCTGATGATGCGATCGACTATTTGCTCACGCAAAATATAATCTTCCGCTTGCTGCTGGAAATATGTGGGAAAAGGGATAGTCCAATCAGGGGGTTCGGGATATTCAGGGGGTATGGGAGGCGGATTTTTCGCCAGGATTTTGGCTTGTTGGCGAGAAAATTCGATAATTTTTGCCAAAGGCTCTCCACAAAATGCCATCACTTCGCTGTGACACCCTCTAACTTGACTTTCTAACAAAGATAGATCGTAAGTTTTGGGTTTTTTCACACGTTGAAGGAAGTCAGCCTGTTGAGCTTTGAGTAAGCTAATCCAATCCATCTGCATTCCTGCGGCACAATGTTGCATACTTAAGGTAAGCTATACCAATGCAATGACTCAAGTTTATAACTTCTAGTTAATTAAAAATTCCGTAATCCTCGCAGTCTAATAGAACACAATCAAAGGTAGAATTTGCAGAGAGTATCCACCATAAAGGATGAAGACCCTTGATTGAGAACGGGACTGAAGTATTGAGAATTTAAATGATGTCCGTCAATTCTAACTAACCTTAACAATAAGATACTGTTGCCCTAGAAACAGTTATATTTTTAAAGACGAGTATTCGTTGAGATGCTTAGAAAGCCTCAACTCAACAAGATGATTTAAAAGTAAGCTAATGTTACAAAATCAGCTAGATATACTTGTAATTTGTCATCTAAAGATACATTTTCACCAATTTTAAGTTTTATTTTCCGGCGTAGAAGATTCATTCCTTAAGATATAAGCATCGTTTGATTCTAATTGTTTAATTTTTTTGTGCAAATCAAATTCTTCACTACTGACTATTGTTTCTAAATCGGCAATTCTTTGCTCTAATATCTCTATCGGTTCACCTGATAAGGATTTGGATGGTGATTTTTTATCATCAGAACGCCAGACAGCAACTGTACTAGCAACTGCACCCCCAATAGCTGCTAACGGGAGGATGGGGCCACTTCGAGTCACAGCCGAGAGTGGAATACAAATTACGAACATCCCAACGGTCATTCCCCAAATTTTAGAGGTAGCAGTAACCCTGACATCTTCCTGTGGTTGTTGAGCCATAAATTTTGCCTAGAGGATTTACTTAACTAGATTCGCACGATCGCCGATAAAAATACCTCCCACGTTAGGGTTAAATATAATTACGCCTTCACGTCTGATACAATCCTTTGAGCGTAATTGATTTTTATTCAAAATTCCTATGACAAGTACATCTCACATTTTCCTTGTAGGAGCTAGTCGCGGTGTTGGTAAAGAAATTGCCAATTACTTGAGTAAACAGAATATTCAAGTCACCGCACTGCTCAGAAACGAAACATCCCGTGCTGAACTAGAAGCAATGGGAGTTGAGGTAGTTTTAGGAGATGCTTTAAATATAGATGACCTAGAACGTGCCATCATCACAGACAAACCGATTCACGCTGTTATCAGTACGCTAGGCGGTTTACCTACAGACCAAGAAAAACCAGATTATTTAGGAAATAAGAATATCATTGATGCCGCAGTGAAAGCTGGTGTACAGAAGTTTGTTCTGGTAACTTCCATTGGGACTGGTAACAGTGTCGGTGCTTTGTCTCCCCAAGCTTTAAACGCACTGCAAACAGTCTTAGTAGAAAAGGACAAAGCCGAACAACATTTAATTGCTAGTGGATTGACTTACACGATTATCCGTCCTGGTGGGCTAAAATCAGAGCCAGCCACAGGTAACGCTGTGTTAACGGAAGACACAAGCATTGTTGGGAGTATCCATCGCGCAGATGTAGCAGAGTTAGTTTGTCGTTGTTTAAATGCTGAGAGTGCGAATAATAAAGTCCTGTCAGCAATAGATAAGAATATGCTCTTTACACAAACAGAATTTGTTGAGTTTAAACTAGATTAGTGGGGGACTGGGGATTGGGGACTGGGGACTGGGGACTGGGGACTGGGGACTAATAACTAATAACTATTTATCTATGCCAAATACTATTTCAATTACTGATTCACTAGTTCCTAATCCTGTACCGAAATCAACAATCATTCGGTTAGAAAGCATCTTTAAAATCTACGGTAGGGGAGAAACTGAAGTTAAAGCCCTCAATGATGTAAATCTTGTCATCAATGAGGGTGAATACTGTTCCATTATGGGGCCTTCAGGTTCAGGTAAATCTACAGCTATGAATATTATTGGCTGTCTAGATCGTCCCACTACAGGACATTACTATTTAGATAACGTCGATGTGGCGCAAATGAATGACGCAGACTTGGCGCATATCCGTAATAAAAAACTGGGGTTTGTCTTTCAACAATTCCATCTATTACCCCAACTCAGCGCATTAGAAAACGTGATGCTGCCAATGATATATGCTGGTGTTAATCCTAGCGAAAGACGCGATCGCGCCGCCGAAGCACTCACCAAAGTCGGTTTAGCCAATCGCATCAACAACAAACCCACTCAACTATCAGGCGGACAACAACAAAGAGTAGCGATCGCCCGTGCGATTGTCAACCGTCCCGTTGTCCTGCTAGCTGATGAACCTACCGGCGCACTCGATTCACACACCACCCAAGAAGTATTAGATATTTTTACCGAACTTAATACTAGTGGTATCACGGTAGTTATGGTGACACACGAACCAGAAGTTGCTCGTCAAACCCGGCGTATTGTCTGGTTTCGGGACGGTCAAGTTGTAAATTCCCACCTCACACCTGAAGAATTAATTCGTAATTCGTAATGGGCTGCGCCCCGCTACGCTAACGTAATTCGTAATACTCGCAAAGCGAGAAGCAAGCTACGTAATTCGTACTCAGACGGAATTAATTGCACAAATTTTTTCCTGTCACCTGTCACCTGTCACCTGTCACCTATCTACGCCAATGAAATTGAATTCCCTACTTCACAGAATTATTGCCAATAGTCTGTAACTTCGTAACCTAGTTCTTCTAGCATTTGCCGGAGTAGGGGTAAACTAAGTCCGATAACGTTGCTGTGACAACCTTCTATTTTTTCTACAAATAGACTACCAAAACCTTCTAGAGCGAATGCACCAGCACACTTGAGGGGTTCACCTGTAGCTACATAGGCTTGAATAGCGCGATCGCTAATTTGAGCAAAATATACTCTTGTCACCTGACATTTAACTATAGTGCGGTTTTGGTCAACATCAATTAACACATGACCTGTGTATAAATCGCCAAAGCTACCCCGCATTAATTGCCAACGTGCGATCGCTTCATCTGCATCTGCTGGTTTACCGTGAATCTTACCATTGATTGCTAATACTGAATCGCAACCCATAATCAATCCTGATGCAAACTGCGGTACTACAGTTTCCGCCTTGCTTTGAGCCAGAATTTGAACTAACTGTCCAGGTTCAGTGATTTGAACTTGTGACTCATCAAAATCACTAGGACGGACTATTGGTTCAATACCAACAGTTTGCAGCAAGCGTCTTCGCGCCGGGGAAGCAGAAGCTAGTACGAATTGGGGAATTTTCATCAGATTTTTGGGTAAGAGTCAACACTCATTAGTTACTCTACCTTGTCTCCAATGCCCAATTCCCCATTCCCCATTTAATACACAGAAAAAGAATTGACTACATCTTTCATCATGTTTTTAACTCTTTGCCAACGTCTTTCAGGAATAGAGGCATTAAAGGTAAAAAGTTTACCACGGCTCACAGCAACACTAGTCACGTTGTGCCGTTTTTGCTGATCGGGAAGTGTTACCAAATACTCAAGAATATAATATATTTTCCCATCAGATTCTTGTTCTAGGGCGTTAACCAATTCAGCCGAACGTCCAGAGTCAGCAGGTGCTAAAGCTGACTTACCCAACTTGTATCCTACTTCCGTTGGTGTTCCTAATTCTTTTAATGTTTTGTTCTCTGGCACAGGACTAATAATCACAGAGACATTTTCTGATATCTCAATTAAATCGTGAAACACAACATCAGGTCCATCGGCAACTTTTACCTGCAACCAGCCATTAGGGTATAAAAATTCATAGCCATCAGTTGTGTCTACAAAGCTTTTGAATCCGGCAGCAGAGGCAATATTAGGATTACTTAAGCTGAAACTTAATACCAATAGCAAAATAAATACAAGTCTTTTCCACATTTTTACAGTTTCCTTTCGGCTGGAAGCAACACAAGCAAGCATAATTTCTCATTTTCATTGTCCCATCAACTGTGTCGCTTCGCATTATTTCGCAAATTTTGTAGTTGAGGATCACTAACTATATGCTTACCACTAACGAATTACGCTGGTTTCATCCTGGTACGCTTCCATCAGATATTCTGGTTTGGTTTCAGCAAAATTGTTTGATTGATCAATTGCAACCACCAGAAGTAAGAGAAGATATTTATCTATATGTGCCAGGATCTAATTTTTTGGGAATCAAACTCCGACAAGGTAGGCTGGAAGTCAAATGGCGCAAGGCAGAACTAGGTATAGTTGATTTTAGTAAATTAGTATCAGGAAAAGTCGAAACATGGGCTAAATGCTCCTGTAGCGATTCCACCGGGGAAATTTTTCAACCTGCAACAGTTTTAGGAAATGCTGCTTGGATAAGTGTGCGGAAAGTTCGCTATTTACAGCTTTATCGAATTTTGCCAGATTTTTCAGTAATACCACTTACTAATCATGAAAATATCAATAACGGCTGTAGTGTGGAAATTACGCAATTACTAGTTCAAGATTCTCCTTGGTGGAGTCTGGCTTTTGAAGCTAATGGTGATGATGTGCGACTAATGGCAAATCTTCAAGCAACAGCTAATTGGGTATTCAATACTTACCAAAGTGCAGCATTACAGGCTGCTAATTCCTACGCTTATCCTCACTGGTTGGGACTTAATAACTAATAAATCTGCAACACAACTAGCGTCATATCATCAGTGTTTTGTCCATCGTGGCCAATAAATTGCTGTACCTGATCAAACAGGTAATCAACAATTTCCTGTGGACTGTTACAGAACCTACAAGCTGTATGGAAGGCAGCAACAAAATTTTCTTCGTCGAAGCGATCGCCACTAGCCGCCGCCGCATCAGTCAAACCATCTGTATAATAAATAACTGTATCCCCAGGTTCTAACTGTACCTGGGCATCTTCATATTGGCTATTCGCATCCAAGCCAATTAACATTCCCAAGGTATCCAAACGGCTAATACTTTTCGTCGCTGCGTGCCACCACAACGGAGGGTTATGTGCCGCATTACTATAAGACAAAACGCGATTGTGCGGATTATATTCCGAGTAAAACAGCGTTATAAAGCGGTGAGAATTTTCCAAATCTGCATACATGACTCGATTCAAGTTTTGCAGCACTCCCCCTGGAGAATTACCATGCAAAACCTCTCCTCGCAGCATTCCCCGCATCATTGTCATAATTAGACCAGCCGGGACACCTTTCCCCATGACATCCCCAATTACCAAACCCCAACGTCCTGCATTCTGACTACTGTTAATAATGTGGGGATAAATTTGACTGTGATTCGTGGGAATAAAATCATAGTAGTCTCCACCTACACGATTAGCAGGTTTACAGCGTGCTGCCAAGACAGCACCAGGAATCGCAGGACATTGACGGGGTAGAAGTCGCCTTTGAATCTCCGCACCAATTTCTAATTCTTGGTCTAGGCGTTCTTTTTTTCTCAGTTCTACTGCTAGTTCATCATTTTCAATCGCTACCGCCGTTTGATCTGCTACTAGCCGCACTAACTTTTGTCTGGTTTCTGTCCAGCTATATTCCGGGTCGCGGCTGAGTACATATAACCATCCCCGTTCTGTGTGCTTGACCAAAATTGCTGTGCCGAAAATCTGCACATCCGGCCCCAAGTGGCGGTGCATCTGCGCGTCCAAAATCCCTGTAGCTGTGGCGAGGGGTGCGCTATTGGCTGCTAGTGAAACTTGACTACTAGCTGTTTCTAAAGCTTTGCGGATGTTTTTGCGTTGGCGACTATCTTGCCAATGTAACTGCTCTAACCTAATTTGACCATTGGGCTTATAAAGAAACAGCGCACTACCATCAGCATCTGTAACTCTTGTCGCCATTAATGGAATCAGTTCCAAAAACTGATTCAAATTATTAAAGCTTCTGAGGGCAAATCCCAAAGAACTCAGCAAATCTTGAATTTTATTCTGTTCCCGGTGCAACCTTGCCACGAGTTCTTTGAGTGCTACAACTGGTGTGACATCGGTTGTTGTAGCACTATTATTGTTGTCAGTAGGTTGAGATGGCACTTGAGACACAGTTACAGTTAATATTGCACTGGAAAAATAGACATTAGATTACTTATACAATTTTTGCCTTGACATTGCTAAACCATATTGGGTCAAGATTTGTCACGTTAGCAAGAGTAAAAAGACGTAAGACATAACTCGATACAAGTATTGCATTGGGTTATAAAACTTATATCTCAAGAGAGGAATGTTAATAAATGCAGTTTTAGGCAAAAATTGCTCCGTAAAAATCAGCAATTATCCTTCTCTATGGGAAAAAAGTTTACCCTTACACATCACAATTAGCAAATCATACATCTTTAGATATAGAAATTCCGAACTATTCAGACGTTTTTTGATGAATTCAAAAAAGAACTATAAATGTTGATAACACATAAATGCAAAAAAGCACATCATGCCATACCTAACTCGCATTTCTCACAAACAGTAGGGGCTGGTTCACAGATATGCTCTAATCATTCACTAATATTTCACTCAACCCACCCCTACAGACTCTGGACTGAGGTGGCAATAATTGGTAATAAATCCGGGCTAAGTGCAGTATTAGTGGGAAATTTTAGCTTGAACTAGAAAAATGGGGCATTGGGCATTGGGGTAGATTGACATCCTCCCACCGCTAACCCTTGCGGGTGTAGCGGGGGATTCCTAAGACTCACGACTTAGGTTTCTGTTTCTTCCCATTACTGGTTTTTCGCAACTGCCCTTTAGACTTATGCCTATCAGGTCTTATGTTCGCTCCACAGACTGTAACGGTGTGTCCCACCGCCAAAATATTTCGACTGGCGTTGATATCCCTGTCGTGGTGTGTTCCGCAGTTGGGACAGTCCCACTCTCTGATATTCAACGGCAGTTTATCAACAATATGTCCGCAGTTGCCACAGCGTTTAGAACTGGGAAACCATCGGTCAATTTTTACCAAGTTTCGACCATACCACTTGGCTTTGTATTCCAGTTGCCTCACCAACTCGCCCCATGCAGCATCACTGATAGCACGGGCAAGTTTGGGATTCTTGACCATATTCTTAACTGCCAAATCCTCAACCACTATCGTTTGGTTTTCACGAATCAGTCGAGCTGTCAGTTTGTGGGTATAGTCTTTTCTGGAATCAGAGATTTTAGCTCGTCGCTCACCCCGTTGTCTGTCGTTGCTACGCAACAACTCGACTCAGGGGTGAAGCTTCTCGCTTCCATTCCTCTCACCGCCAAACTGCGTTGTGGCGGGAGTCTCCTGGGGGTGTTAGATGATTCTGCCTTCTGCCTCCTGCCGTTATTTTTGACTTTTGAATTTTGAATTTTGAATTCCGCTACGCGGTGCTAGCCACTCAATAGGGCTTCGACAAATTCATAACTAGAGAAAGGACGTAGGTCTTCCATTCCTTCGCCTGCACCAATAAAACGGATGGGTAAGCCTAGCTGTTGAACTACTGCGAGGGCTACGCCTCCCTTAGCCGTTCCATCGAGTTTAGTTAAGACTACGCCACTGAGTTGAGCGGCTTGGGAGAAGACTTCAGCTTGTCGCAATCCATTTTGACCTAAAGTAGCATCTAAAACCAAAAGTGATTCTATTTTGGCATTAGGGGCTTTTTTGTCGATAATTCGCCGGATTTTACTGAGTTCATCC from Nostoc sp. UHCC 0870 includes these protein-coding regions:
- a CDS encoding transposase yields the protein MRSNDRQRGERRAKISDSRKDYTHKLTARLIRENQTIVVEDLAVKNMVKNPKLARAISDAAWGELVRQLEYKAKWYGRNLVKIDRWFPSSKRCGNCGHIVDKLPLNIREWDCPNCGTHHDRDINASRNILAVGHTVTVCGANIRPDRHKSKGQLRKTSNGKKQKPKS